The following proteins come from a genomic window of Triticum aestivum cultivar Chinese Spring chromosome 6A, IWGSC CS RefSeq v2.1, whole genome shotgun sequence:
- the LOC123132423 gene encoding 4-hydroxyphenylpyruvate dioxygenase, which yields MPPTPTTPAATGAAAVTPEHARPRRMVRFNPRSDRFHTLAFHHVEFWCADAASAAGRFAFALGAPLAARSDLSTGNSVHASQLLRSGNLAFLFTAPYANGCDAATASLPSFSADAARQFSADHGLAVRSIALRVADAAEAFRASVDGGARPAFSPVDLGRGFGFAEVELYGDVVLRFVSHPDGRDVPFLPGFEGVSNPDAVDYGLTRFDHVVGNVPELAPAAAYVAGFTGFHEFAEFTTEDVGTAESGLNSMVLANNSEGVLLPLNEPVHGTKRRSQIQTFLEHHGGSGVQHIAVASSDVLRTLREMRARSAMGGFDFLPPPLPKYYEGVRRIAGDVLSEAQIKECQELGVLVDRDDQGVLLQIFTKPVGDRPTLFLEMIQRIGCMEKDERGEEYQKGGCGGFGKGNFSELFKSIEDYEKSLEAKQSAAVQGS from the exons ATGCCGCCCACCCCCACCACCCCCGCAGCCACCGGCGCCGCCGCGGTGACGCCGGAGCACGCGCGGCCGCGCCGAATGGTCCGCTTCAACCCGCGCAGCGACCGCTTCCACACGCTCGCCTTCCACCACGTCGAGTTCTGGTGCGcggacgccgcctccgccgccggccgctTCGCCTTCGCGCTCGGCGCGCCGCTCGCCGCCAGGTCCGACCTCTCCACGGGGAACTCCGTGCACGCCTCCCAGCTGCTCCGCTCGGGCAACCTCGCCTTCCTCTTCACGGCCCCCTACGCCAACGGCTGcgacgccgccaccgcctccctgcCCTCCTTCTCCGCCGACGCCGCGCGCCAGTTCTCCGCGGACCACGGCCTCGCGGTGCGCTCCATAGCGCTGCGCGTCGCGGACGCTGCCGAGGCCTTCCGCGCCAGCGTCGACGGGGGCGCGCGCCCGGCCTTCAGCCCTGTGGACCTCGGCCGCGGCTTCGGCTTCGCGGAGGTCGAGCTCTACGGCGACGTCGTGCTCCGCTTCGTCAGCCACCCGGACGGCAGGGACGTGCCCTTCTTGCCGGGGTTCGAGGGCGTGAGCAACCCAGACGCCGTGGACTACGGCCTGACGCGGTTCGACCACGTCGTCGGCAACGTCCCGGAGCTTGCCCCCGCCGCGGCCTACGTCGCCGGGTTCACGGGGTTCCACGAGTTCGCCGAGTTCACGACGGAGGACGTGGGCACGGCCGAGAGCGGGCTCAACTCGATGGTGCTCGCCAACAACTCGGAGGGCGTGCTGCTGCCGCTCAACGAGCCGGTGCACGGCACCAAGCGCCGGAGCCAGATACAGACGTTCCTGGAACACCACGGCGGCTCGGGCGTGCAGCACATcgcggtggccagcagcgacgtGCTCAGGACGCTCAGGGAGATGCGTGCGCGCTCCGCCATGGGCGGCTTCGACTTCCTGCCACCCCCGCTGCCGAAGTACTACGAAGGCGTGCGGCGCATCGCCGGGGATGTGCTCTCGGAGGCGCAGATCAAGGAATGCCAGGAGCTGGGGGTGCTCGTCGACAGGGACGACCAAGGGGTGTTGCTACAAATCTTCACCAAGCCAGTAGGGGACAG GCCGACGTTGTTCCTGGAGATGATCCAGAGGATCGGGTGCATGGAGAAGGACGAGAGAGGGGAAGAGTACCAGAAGGGTGGCTGCGGCGGGTTCGGCAAAGGCAACTTCTCCGAGCTGTTCAAGTCCATTGAAGATTACGAGAAGTCCCTTGAAGCCAAGCAATCTGCTGCAGTTCAGGGATCATAG
- the LOC123132420 gene encoding urease accessory protein F, whose protein sequence is MERDHSALKKMRLDDTEDSAISQVPAMASSMNQELFWSQWQLLDSILPTGGFAHSYGLEAAMQSRIVNNQEDLRLFLIQVVDNIGSLLLPFVYCASRSPDAAAWVKLDQLLDATLTNEVGRKASTSQGSALLRVAASVFTEIQSLQDLRRTFLGSTSVSFHHAPIFGLICGLVGFDSETTQRAYMFVAMRDVISAATRLNLIGPLAASVLQHQVAPDAEKMLQKWRDRDVSEASQTAPLLDALQGCHAYMFSRLFCS, encoded by the coding sequence ATGGAGCGGGATCATTCGGCTTTGAAGAAAATGAGATTGGACGACACAGAAGATTCTGCGATCAGTCAAGTGCCTGCCATGGCGTCTAGTATGAATCAGGAACTGTTCTGGAGCCAGTGGCAGCTACTGGATTCCATTCTCCCCACAGGCGGTTTCGCACACTCCTACGGCCTGGAAGCAGCTATGCAATCGCGCATAGTGAACAACCAAGAAGACCTGAGGCTGTTCCTCATCCAGGTCGTGGACAACATTGGAAGCCTGCTGCTTCCATTTGTGTACTGCGCCAGTAGGTCTCCTGACGCCGCGGCATGGGTCAAGCTAGATCAGCTGCTGGACGCTACATTGACGAACGAGGTCGGCAGGAAGGCATCCACATCCCAAGGCTCGGCTCTGTTGAGGGTGGCCGCGTCTGTCTTCACTGAGATCCAGTCGCTGCAGGATCTCCGACGGACATTTCTCGGTTCCACGAGCGTGTCCTTTCACCATGCCCCGATATTCGGGTTGATATGTGGGCTGGTTGGATTTGATAGCGAGACAACGCAACGCGCTTACATGTTTGTGGCAATGAGGGATGTGATCTCTGCCGCGACGAGGCTCAATTTGATCGGACCGCTAGCTGCTTCGGTTCTGCAGCACCAGGTTGCGCCAGATGCCGAGAAGATGCTGCAAAAGTGGAGGGACCGTGATGTCTCTGAAGCATCACAGACTGCGCCGCTGCTTGACGCATTGCAAGGCTGCCATGCTTACATGTTCTCTAGGCTGTTTTGCTCCTAA